Proteins from a single region of Xiphophorus maculatus strain JP 163 A chromosome 22, X_maculatus-5.0-male, whole genome shotgun sequence:
- the calm2 gene encoding calmodulin-2 — translation MADQLTEEQIAEFKEAFSLFDKDGDGTITTKELGTVMRSLGQNPTEAELQDMINEVDADGNGTIDFPEFLTMMARKMKDTDSEEEIREAFRVFDKDGNGYISAAELRHVMTNLGEKLTDEEVDEMIREADIDGDGQVNYEEFVQMMTAK, via the exons ATG gCTGACCAACTTACAGAAGAGCAAATTGCTG AGTTCAAGGAGGCCTTCTCGCTCTTCGACAAGGATGGAGACGGCACCATCACCACTAAAGAGCTGGGCACCGTCATGCGCTCTCTGGGCCAGAACCCCACGGAGGCCGAGCTGCAGGACATGATCAACGAAGTCGACGCAGACG GAAACGGAACGATAGACTTCCCAGAATTCCTCACCATGATGGCCAGGAAGATGAAGGACACAGACAGCGAGGAGGAGATCCGAGAAGCATTCCGTGTCTTTGATAAG GATGGAAACGGCTACATCAGTGCTGCTGAGCTGCGTCACGTGATGACGAACCTGGGAGAAAAGCTAACCGACGAGGAAGTGGATGAGATGATCAGAGAAGCAGACATCGATGGAGACGGTCAGGTCAACTATGAAG AGTTCGTACAAATGATGACGGCGAAGTGA